Proteins encoded in a region of the Paramagnetospirillum magneticum AMB-1 genome:
- a CDS encoding DUF58 domain-containing protein encodes MSGAARTQARGDRTVEFRAEELASRFPPLLVEAERVAQSVAQGVHGRRRAGSGDAFWQYRRAQPGDGAGAIDWRRSARSDHLYVRETEWAASQAVWLWLDGSASMHWRSDTGLPTKHSRARLLILALASLLLRGGERVAALAGEMPPLWGSGALARLAETLERAGDAPAVPPSRLPRHATLVLAGDFLDPLPVLASRLEALARTGAGGHLLQILDPAEESLPYAGRLRFLGLEGEGELETGRAEDLRQEYQRRLAEQRDGLAAMARALGWSFATHRTDRPPAPCLLALAQSVGGLG; translated from the coding sequence ATGAGCGGCGCGGCGCGGACACAGGCCAGGGGCGATCGGACGGTCGAATTCCGCGCCGAGGAACTGGCCTCGCGCTTTCCCCCGCTGCTGGTCGAGGCCGAGCGGGTGGCCCAATCGGTCGCCCAGGGCGTCCACGGCCGCCGCCGGGCCGGATCGGGCGATGCCTTCTGGCAATACCGCCGGGCTCAGCCGGGCGACGGGGCGGGCGCCATCGACTGGCGCCGTTCGGCCCGTTCGGACCACCTCTATGTGCGCGAGACGGAATGGGCGGCGTCCCAGGCCGTCTGGCTGTGGCTGGACGGCTCGGCCTCCATGCACTGGCGCTCCGACACCGGCCTGCCCACCAAGCATTCCCGCGCCCGCCTGTTGATCCTGGCCCTGGCCTCCCTGCTGCTGCGCGGCGGTGAGCGGGTGGCGGCCCTGGCCGGAGAGATGCCGCCCCTGTGGGGCAGCGGGGCGCTGGCCCGTCTGGCCGAGACCCTGGAGCGGGCCGGCGACGCCCCCGCCGTCCCGCCGTCACGCCTGCCGCGTCATGCCACCCTGGTGCTGGCCGGTGATTTCCTCGATCCGCTGCCCGTCCTCGCCAGCCGCCTGGAGGCCCTGGCCCGGACGGGGGCAGGCGGTCATCTGCTGCAGATTCTCGATCCCGCCGAGGAAAGCCTGCCCTATGCCGGCCGCCTGCGCTTTCTGGGGCTGGAGGGCGAAGGCGAGTTGGAAACCGGCCGGGCCGAAGACCTGCGCCAGGAATACCAGCGGCGGCTGGCGGAGCAGCGCGACGGCCTCGCCGCCATGGCCCGCGCCCTGGGATGGAGCTTCGCCACCCACCGCACCGACCGGCCGCCCGCCCCCTGCCTGCTGGCCCTGGCCCAGAGCGTGGGAGGGTTGGGATGA
- the lepA gene encoding translation elongation factor 4, with amino-acid sequence MTKLSHIRNFSIVAHIDHGKSTLADRLIQACGAIEAREMKEQMLDSMDIERERGITIKAQTVRLDYKAKDGKTYQLNLMDTPGHVDFAYEVSRSLAACEGSLLVVDASQGVEAQTLANVYHALDAGHEVVPVLNKIDLPAAEPERVKQQIEDVIGLDTSDAVMISAKTGIGIGDVLEALVNRLPCPEGDADAPLQALLVDSWYDPYLGVIILVRIKNGVLKKGQKIRMMATQAAYQVDSCGYFTPKLVQTTELRPGEMGFFTAAIKAVADTKVGDTVTDDKKPADTPLPGFKPSVPVVWCGLFPIDAADYEDLRDSLAKLRLNDASFQYEPETSAALGFGFRCGFLGLLHLEIIQERLEREFNLDLITTAPSVVYRVHKTNGEMEELHNPADMPDPARIDHMEEPWIKATIMVPDEYLGPVLTLCTERRGQQIDLTYAGSRAMAVYKLPLNEVVFDFYDRLKSISRGYASFDYEVDSYAQSDLVKVSILVNAEPVDALSFVVHRANAESRGRGICTRLKELIPRQMFQIAIQAAIGGRIVARESISALRKDVTAKCYGGDATRKRKLLEKQKEGKKRMRQFGKVEIPQSAFLAALKMGDS; translated from the coding sequence CATATCGACCACGGCAAGTCGACCCTTGCCGATCGCCTGATCCAGGCTTGCGGCGCCATCGAGGCGCGCGAGATGAAGGAGCAGATGCTCGATTCCATGGATATCGAGCGCGAGCGCGGCATCACCATCAAGGCCCAGACCGTGCGGCTGGACTACAAGGCCAAGGACGGCAAGACCTATCAGCTGAACCTGATGGACACCCCCGGCCACGTGGACTTCGCCTACGAGGTCTCGCGCTCGCTGGCCGCCTGCGAGGGGTCGCTGCTGGTGGTCGACGCCAGCCAGGGCGTCGAGGCCCAGACCCTGGCCAATGTCTATCACGCCCTGGATGCCGGCCATGAAGTGGTGCCGGTGCTCAACAAGATCGACCTGCCCGCCGCCGAGCCCGAGCGCGTCAAGCAGCAGATCGAGGACGTCATCGGCCTGGACACCTCGGACGCCGTGATGATCTCGGCCAAGACCGGCATCGGCATCGGCGACGTGCTGGAAGCCCTGGTCAACCGCCTGCCCTGCCCCGAAGGCGATGCCGACGCGCCGCTGCAGGCCCTGCTGGTGGATTCCTGGTACGACCCCTATCTCGGCGTCATCATCCTGGTGCGCATCAAGAACGGCGTGCTGAAGAAGGGCCAGAAGATCCGCATGATGGCGACCCAGGCCGCCTATCAGGTGGATTCCTGCGGCTACTTCACGCCCAAGCTGGTGCAGACCACCGAGCTGCGCCCCGGCGAGATGGGCTTCTTCACCGCCGCCATCAAGGCCGTCGCCGACACCAAGGTGGGCGACACCGTCACCGACGACAAGAAGCCCGCCGACACCCCGCTGCCCGGCTTCAAGCCCAGCGTGCCGGTGGTGTGGTGCGGCCTGTTCCCCATCGACGCCGCCGATTACGAGGATCTGCGCGACTCGCTCGCCAAGCTGCGCCTCAACGACGCCAGCTTCCAGTACGAGCCCGAGACCTCGGCCGCCCTGGGCTTCGGCTTCCGCTGCGGCTTCCTCGGCCTTCTGCATCTGGAGATCATCCAGGAGCGCCTGGAGCGCGAGTTCAACCTGGACCTCATCACCACCGCGCCGTCGGTGGTCTATCGCGTCCACAAGACCAACGGCGAGATGGAGGAACTCCACAATCCCGCCGACATGCCCGATCCGGCCCGCATCGACCACATGGAAGAGCCGTGGATCAAGGCCACCATCATGGTGCCCGACGAATATCTTGGCCCCGTCCTGACCCTGTGCACCGAGCGGCGCGGCCAGCAGATCGACCTCACCTATGCCGGCTCGCGGGCCATGGCGGTGTACAAGCTGCCGCTCAACGAGGTGGTGTTCGACTTCTACGACCGCCTGAAGTCCATCAGCCGGGGCTATGCCAGCTTCGACTACGAGGTGGATTCCTACGCCCAGTCCGATCTGGTCAAGGTCTCCATCCTGGTCAATGCCGAGCCGGTGGATGCCCTGTCCTTCGTGGTGCACCGCGCCAACGCCGAAAGCCGCGGCCGCGGCATCTGCACGCGGCTCAAGGAACTGATCCCGCGCCAGATGTTCCAGATCGCCATCCAGGCCGCCATCGGCGGGCGCATCGTGGCGCGCGAAAGCATCAGCGCGCTGCGCAAGGACGTGACCGCCAAATGCTATGGCGGCGACGCCACGCGCAAACGGAAGCTTCTGGAGAAGCAGAAGGAAGGCAAGAAGCGCATGCGCCAGTTCGGCAAGGTGGAAATTCCCCAAAGCGCCTTCCTGGCCGCCCTCAAGATGGGTGATTCGTAA